A part of Onthophagus taurus isolate NC chromosome 7, IU_Otau_3.0, whole genome shotgun sequence genomic DNA contains:
- the LOC111423884 gene encoding facilitated trehalose transporter Tret1-like has protein sequence MVEVICEKIDEKKSSKDVSKAKDFPQVRAMMTAAIAMVSAGTLFTWPSPSVPKLQEAPYNFTIEELSYLTVIPPIAMVIFSPIYCWLLDNFSRKYTLFSSGFFHIASWILIYFADDIWIFYGSRFVCGIADACCFASMPAYIAEVATPRIRGLYGNAMMVLMFIGQFLINCIGYYTSIKTTALCMMVFPITFLFLFASMPESPYFCIMKGREEDARKSLQRLRGIENVDVEYEQIFKDVSRQMTETTRYVDLWSIKSNRKAVIIANLARAFQQFSGISALMVYSQYIFNLSGGNISGGHAAMLFNGILAFINLFANVISDGLGRKKSMIFSCIGCGLGLLGESIYFYFNEYTNVDTEVASWFPVVGLIIYIIIFTFGLGIVPTLLLGELFNTSIRGKAALVTNCLFAIQLCGISKLFQILMTGFGLTVPFFFFTVCCFLGGIASYFVIPETKGKTLEQIQQMLK, from the exons aTGGTTGAGGTGATTTGtgagaaaattgatgaaaaaaagtCGTCGAAAGATGTTTCAAAAGCGAAAGATTTTCCTCAAGTTCGTGCCATGATGActg ctgCTATTGCGATGGTAAGCGCTGGTACATTATTCACGTGGCCTTCACCATCAGTTCCAAAACTACAAGAAGCACCTTATAATTTTACCATTGAAGAACTTTCATATTTAACGGTCATCCCGCCTATAGCCATGGTAATTTTCAGTCCAATTTATTGTTGGTTATTGGATAACTTCAGTAGAaaatatactttattttcaagTGGATTTTTCCACATAGCATCgtggattttaatttatttcgcCGATGATATTTGGATATTTTACGGTTCGAGATTTGTATGTGGTATAGCAGATGCTTGTTGTTTCGCTTCAATGCCCGCCTACATAGCGGAAGTAGCAACACCGCGAATCCGAGGACTTTACGGAAACGCTATGATGGTTCTTATGTTTATtggacaatttttaataaattgcatCGGTTATTACACCAGTATTAAAACAACGGCTTTATGCATGATGGTGTTTCCGATTACGTTTCTTTTCTTATTCGCATCGATGCCGGAATcgccatatttttgtattatgaAAGGCCGAGAAGAAGACGCAAGAAAAAGTCTTCAACGTTTGCGAGGAATTGAAAACGTGGATGTAGAATatgaacaaatttttaaagatgtttcTAGGCAAATGACGGAAACAACTCGATACGTTGATTTATGGtcaataaaaagtaatagGAAAGCTGTTATTATTGCAAATCTTGCAAGGGCTTTTCAACAATTCAGTGGGATTTCTGCTTTAATGGTTTATtctcaatacatttttaatttaagtggTGGGAATATTTCCGGTGGGCATGCAGCTATGTTATTTAACGGAATTTTAgcattcattaatttatttgctaACGTAATTAGTGATGGATTGGgtagaaaaaaatcaatgattttttcttgtattggATGTGGATTGGGGTTATTAGGAGAAtcgatttatttctattttaacgAATACACAAATGTCGATACAGAAGTAGCATCTTGGTTTCCAGTTGTCGGATTGATTATTTACATCATTATTTTTACGTTTGGATTGGGGATTGTGCCAACATTACTTCTTGGAGAATTATTCAATACAAGTATAAGAGGAAAAGCTGCTTTGgttacaaattgtttatttgcGATTCAACTTTGTGGTATAAgcaaattgtttcaaattttaatgacAGGCTTTGGATTAACGGTGCCGTTCTTTTTCTTTACCGTTTGCTGTTTTCTCGGAGGGATTGCTTCGTATTTTGTTATACCGGAGACGAAAGGAAAAACTTTGGAGCAAATCCAGCAAATGTTAAAGTAG
- the LOC111423883 gene encoding facilitated trehalose transporter Tret1-like: MDEVICEKIDEKKSSNDVSKAKDFPQIRAMMTAAITMLSAGTLFTWTSPSVPKLQEAPYNFTIEELSYLTVIPPIAMVIFSPIYCWLLDNFSRKYTLFSSGFFHIASWILIYFADNIWIFYCSRFVCGIADACCFASMPAYIAEVARPRIRGLYGNAMMVLMFIGQFLVNCIGYYTSIKTTALCMMVFPITFLILFASLPESPYFCVMKGREEDARKSLQRLRGIENVDAEYEQIFKDVSRQMTETTRYVDLWSIKSNRKAVIIANLARAIQQFSGIFALMLYSQYIFNLSGGNISGGHAAMLFNGILAFINLFANVISDGLGRKKSMIFSCIGCGLVLLGESIYFYFHEYTNVDTEVASWFPVVGLIIYIIIFTFGLGIVPTLLLGELFNTSIRGKAALVTNCFFAIQLCGVSKLFQILMTGFGLTVPFFFFTVCCFLGGVASYFVIPETKGKTLEQIQQMLK, from the exons aTGGATGAGGTGATTTGtgagaaaattgatgaaaaaaagtCATCGAATGATGTTTCAAAAGCGAAAGATTTTCCTCAAATTCGTGCCATGATGActg ctgCTATTACTATGTTAAGCGCTGGTACATTATTCACGTGGACTTCACCATCAGTTCCAAAACTACAAGAAGCACCTTATAACTTTACCATTGAAGAACTTTCATATTTAACGGTCATCCCGCCTATAGCCATGGTAATTTTCAGCCCAATTTATTGTTGGTTATTGGATAACTTCAGTAGAaaatatactttattttcaagTGGATTTTTCCACATAGCATCgtggattttaatttatttcgcCGATAATATTTGGATATTTTACTGTTCAAGATTTGTATGTGGTATAGCAGATGCTTGTTGTTTCGCTTCAATGCCCGCCTACATAGCGGAAGTAGCAAGACCACGAATCCGAGGACTTTACGGAAACGCTATGATGGTTCTTATGTTTATTGGacaatttttagttaattgcATCGGTTATTACACCAGTATTAAAACAACGGCTTTATGTATGATGGTGTTTCCGATTACGTTTCTTATCTTATTCGCATCGCTGCCGGAATCGccatatttttgtgttatgaAAGGCCGAGAAGAAGACGCAAGAAAAAGTCTTCAACGTTTACGAGGAATTGAAAACGTGGATGCGGAATatgaacaaatttttaaagatgtttcCAGGCAAATGACAGAAACAACTCGATACGTTGATTTATGGtcaataaaaagtaatagGAAAGCTGTTATTATTGCAAATCTTGCAAGGGCTATTCAACAATTCAGTGGGATTTTTGCTTTAATGCTTTATtctcaatacatttttaatttaagtggTGGGAATATTTCCGGTGGGCATGCAGCTATGTTATTTAACGGAATTTTAgctttcattaatttatttgctaACGTTATTAGTGATGGATTGGgtagaaaaaaatcaatgatTTTTTCTTGCATTGGATGTGGATTGGTGTTATTAGGAGAAtcgatttatttctattttcacGAATACACAAATGTCGATACAGAAGTAGCATCTTGGTTTCCAGTTGTCGGATTGATTATTTACATCATTATTTTTACGTTTGGATTAGGGATTGTGCCAACATTACTTCTTGGAGAATTATTCAATACAAGTATAAGAGGAAAAGCTGCTTTGGTTACAAATTGTTTCTTTGCGATTCAACTTTGTGGTGTAAgcaaattgtttcaaattttaatgacAGGTTTCGGATTAACGGTACCGTTCTTTTTCTTCACCGTTTGCTGTTTTCTCGGAGGGGTTGCTTCGTATTTTGTTATACCGGAGACGAAA